In the genome of Caldalkalibacillus salinus, one region contains:
- a CDS encoding ubiquinol-cytochrome c reductase iron-sulfur subunit, with amino-acid sequence MSDKDQGVSRRQFLNYTLMGVGGFLVAGTVAPMLRFAIDPLLQVGQEKDMVAVGDISEFGSEPTRREFQLRVNDGWTEYDVDQTAWISVNEDGEVLALSPICTHLGCAVMWEGNENEPNRYFCPCHNGLYERDGVNVPGTPPTRPLDTYEYEVGDDGKLYLGQPVQRGGV; translated from the coding sequence ATGAGCGACAAGGACCAAGGTGTATCTCGGAGACAATTCCTTAACTACACGCTAATGGGTGTTGGAGGATTCTTGGTTGCTGGAACGGTCGCACCTATGTTGAGGTTCGCCATCGATCCACTATTACAAGTGGGCCAAGAAAAGGATATGGTCGCAGTGGGTGACATATCTGAATTCGGCTCTGAACCTACTCGACGTGAGTTCCAGCTTCGTGTGAACGACGGGTGGACAGAGTATGATGTTGATCAAACAGCTTGGATTAGTGTGAATGAAGATGGGGAAGTATTGGCACTATCTCCTATCTGTACTCATTTAGGCTGTGCGGTCATGTGGGAAGGTAATGAAAACGAACCAAACCGTTACTTCTGCCCGTGCCACAATGGTCTATATGAAAGAGATGGTGTCAACGTACCAGGTACACCACCAACAAGACCTTTAGACACTTATGAGTATGAAGTGGGAGACGACGGAAAACTTTATTTAGGTCAACCTGTACAAAGAGGGGGGGTATAG
- a CDS encoding YpiB family protein: MNHVISTEDKRAFLNWFLDTFELQKRECAWLLTYLKSDDQLLKHVRFVDEFITSKRSIFMSTKCQNDVSFKFSKNAFTTTDVERAFHDIRLNPNEQILMKLSFKNSESCPKYAAVREVPPGETGSTSTNSWYSLLAEMVLDEALETYQKKTLYNDINRALENKDKDTFLELSARWSNLMKDSD; this comes from the coding sequence ATGAATCACGTGATCTCCACAGAAGATAAGAGGGCTTTCCTCAATTGGTTCTTAGATACCTTTGAACTTCAGAAGCGAGAGTGCGCATGGCTTCTAACCTATCTAAAGTCGGACGATCAGCTTCTCAAACATGTTCGTTTTGTTGATGAGTTTATAACCTCAAAGCGCTCGATATTCATGTCGACCAAATGTCAAAACGATGTCTCATTTAAATTCAGTAAAAATGCCTTTACAACAACGGATGTGGAGCGTGCGTTTCACGACATACGTCTCAACCCGAACGAACAAATATTAATGAAGCTCTCATTTAAAAATTCAGAATCTTGTCCTAAATATGCGGCTGTGCGTGAAGTTCCTCCCGGAGAAACGGGGAGTACTAGCACGAATAGCTGGTATAGCTTACTCGCTGAAATGGTCTTAGACGAAGCCCTGGAAACTTACCAAAAAAAGACATTATATAACGATATTAATCGCGCCTTAGAAAACAAAGATAAGGATACATTCCTAGAATTGAGTGCACGCTGGTCAAATCTGATGAAGGACAGTGATTGA
- a CDS encoding DUF2487 family protein, with the protein MKWEVATIDQYVQAKAFVDTALIPLVDIELGDEIESAVTTSAFVTGVANKMEEQLKGRVLLLPAMTTISDESFATLYQRINAWHSYLKQQGFKNVVFLTQNTEWIERQTEVDSAILVLDSAPESLDLFPQEVSRMTKKTVTMLIEIWQKG; encoded by the coding sequence TTGAAATGGGAAGTGGCCACAATTGATCAATATGTACAAGCCAAGGCATTCGTGGATACAGCGCTCATACCGTTAGTTGATATTGAACTCGGGGATGAAATTGAAAGTGCCGTAACGACATCCGCTTTCGTGACAGGAGTCGCGAACAAGATGGAAGAACAGCTGAAGGGGCGAGTCCTCTTACTACCAGCGATGACAACGATTTCAGACGAATCCTTCGCTACTCTCTACCAAAGGATAAATGCATGGCATAGCTACCTTAAACAACAGGGGTTCAAAAATGTTGTTTTTTTGACACAAAATACTGAATGGATTGAAAGACAAACGGAGGTTGATAGCGCTATACTTGTATTAGACTCAGCACCCGAGAGTCTTGATTTGTTTCCTCAAGAGGTCAGTCGTATGACCAAAAAAACTGTGACTATGCTTATTGAAATTTGGCAAAAAGGTTAG